Proteins encoded in a region of the Gallalistipes aquisgranensis genome:
- a CDS encoding chloride channel protein, which yields MKFLETLYRYLLVLTKRLSNRQLMLLLGAVVGLLAGFGTYVFEMLLYWIKQGLVSWFPVESASFLFLIYPVIGIILASLFVKYVVKDNISEGVTRVLYAMSKKGSRIRPHNCYTSIIGGATTIGFGGSVGPEAPIVLTGAAIGSNVASFMRMNYRNTTLLLGCGAAGALSAIFKAPISGVVFVLEILMLDITAGSIIPLIISAVTATSLVFFLNGFDPILAVDVNHTFALKNLPMYVALGVVCGLLSYYFKAVNARVGAFFGRISSPYRKWLVGGVILGVLIFVFPPLYGEGYEAFTDLMHGNTETLFNNSLFYRFRDVPWVVILYLLAILFFKVIAMAATNAAGGVGGTFAPSLFVGAFAGGAMAYICNSMLGMDLPLVSFTLVGMAGVMSGVMNAPLTSIFLIAELSNGYGIFVPLMLASSISFAIGYYFDPYSIYTKKLHQQGELLTHNKDRSVMVFLNLQKLMETDFYPIGERTTLGDLVKLISSVRRNIFPVVSDDGTLKGVVQLDDLRADMFNSDKYGLPVTHYMIPPPDTILPNEQVLAVLDRFEESKAWMLPVVDKNGKYLGFISKSRILAAYREQLVAISEE from the coding sequence ATGAAGTTCCTCGAGACGTTATACCGCTATCTGCTGGTGTTGACCAAACGCCTCTCCAACCGGCAGCTGATGCTGTTGCTGGGGGCGGTCGTCGGTTTGCTGGCGGGTTTCGGTACCTACGTTTTCGAGATGCTGCTCTACTGGATCAAACAGGGGCTGGTGAGCTGGTTTCCGGTGGAGAGCGCCAGTTTCCTTTTCCTGATCTATCCCGTGATCGGTATCATTCTGGCTTCTCTTTTCGTCAAGTACGTCGTCAAGGACAATATCTCGGAGGGGGTGACACGGGTGCTCTACGCCATGTCGAAAAAGGGGTCGCGCATCAGACCGCACAACTGTTACACCTCGATCATCGGCGGAGCCACGACCATCGGTTTCGGAGGTTCCGTGGGGCCCGAGGCGCCGATCGTGCTGACGGGGGCCGCCATCGGCTCCAACGTGGCCTCGTTCATGCGGATGAACTACCGCAATACCACGCTCCTCCTGGGCTGCGGGGCTGCCGGGGCGCTTTCGGCCATCTTCAAGGCACCGATTTCGGGCGTGGTCTTCGTGCTGGAGATTCTGATGCTGGACATTACCGCCGGGTCGATCATCCCGCTTATCATCTCGGCCGTGACGGCCACGTCGCTGGTCTTTTTCCTGAACGGGTTCGACCCGATCCTGGCCGTGGACGTCAACCATACCTTCGCCTTGAAGAACCTGCCCATGTATGTGGCGCTGGGGGTGGTGTGCGGATTGCTTTCCTACTATTTCAAGGCGGTCAACGCCCGGGTAGGCGCCTTTTTCGGGCGTATCTCCTCTCCGTACAGGAAGTGGCTGGTGGGCGGCGTGATCCTGGGCGTGCTGATTTTCGTCTTTCCTCCGCTCTACGGCGAAGGATACGAGGCGTTCACCGACCTGATGCACGGGAATACGGAGACCCTGTTCAATAACTCTCTTTTCTACCGGTTCCGCGATGTGCCGTGGGTGGTGATCCTCTACCTGCTGGCAATCCTCTTTTTCAAGGTGATCGCCATGGCGGCCACCAATGCCGCGGGAGGCGTGGGCGGAACCTTCGCCCCCTCGCTGTTCGTGGGAGCGTTCGCCGGCGGGGCGATGGCATATATCTGCAATTCGATGCTGGGCATGGACCTGCCGCTCGTCTCCTTCACGCTGGTGGGCATGGCGGGCGTCATGTCGGGTGTGATGAATGCCCCGCTCACTTCGATCTTCCTGATCGCCGAACTGTCGAACGGTTACGGTATCTTCGTGCCGCTGATGCTGGCCTCGTCGATCTCCTTCGCTATCGGCTACTATTTCGATCCTTATTCGATCTATACCAAGAAGCTGCACCAGCAGGGAGAGCTGCTCACCCACAACAAGGACCGTTCGGTGATGGTCTTCCTCAATCTGCAGAAGCTGATGGAGACGGATTTCTATCCGATCGGCGAACGGACCACGCTGGGCGACCTGGTGAAACTGATCTCCAGTGTGCGGCGCAACATTTTCCCTGTGGTTTCGGACGACGGGACGCTGAAAGGGGTGGTCCAGCTGGACGACCTGCGGGCCGACATGTTCAACAGTGACAAATACGGTCTGCCCGTGACGCACTACATGATTCCGCCGCCCGACACCATTCTGCCCAATGAGCAGGTGCTGGCCGTGCTGGACCGGTTCGAGGAGAGCAAGGCGTGGATGCTGCCCGTGGTGGACAAGAACGGGAAATACCTGGGCTTTATCTCCAAGTCGCGCATTCTGGCGGCTTACCGCGAACAACTCGTGGCCATCAGCGAGGAGTGA
- a CDS encoding hydrogen peroxide-inducible genes activator produces the protein MTIVQLEYLLAVANCGSFSVASERCFVTQPSLSMQIKNLEEELGVILLDRSKKPVIPTEAGLVVIRNARETLKAYNYIKESVSELKGEVAGTMRLGVIPTVAPYLLHRFIPGFVKRYPKVELEIREMVTSDIVAALNRDMLDAALLAGGTCPDGIVEQELFDDRFYAYVSPSNRLFERSNIRIEDIDQKELLLLAEGHCLRDQIVELCQARRSVRTSCLFECGSLDTLMRIVDNTSAMTIIPEMATQFIPAERRCQLKTLAKGAASRKIAIAVRRTYVKGSLVNALKGSILNAVGVAAG, from the coding sequence ATGACTATCGTCCAGCTCGAATACCTGTTGGCCGTGGCCAATTGCGGCAGTTTTTCGGTGGCGTCCGAACGTTGTTTCGTCACGCAGCCCTCGCTGAGCATGCAGATCAAGAACCTGGAGGAGGAGTTGGGCGTGATCCTGCTCGACCGTTCCAAGAAGCCCGTGATCCCTACCGAGGCGGGACTCGTGGTGATCCGCAATGCACGCGAGACGCTCAAGGCCTATAACTATATCAAGGAGTCGGTGAGCGAACTCAAGGGGGAGGTGGCAGGAACCATGCGGCTGGGGGTGATTCCGACCGTAGCGCCTTACCTGCTTCACCGGTTCATTCCGGGTTTCGTGAAACGGTATCCGAAGGTGGAGCTCGAAATCCGGGAGATGGTGACCTCCGACATCGTTGCGGCCCTGAACCGAGACATGCTCGATGCGGCCCTTCTGGCCGGGGGAACCTGCCCGGACGGGATCGTCGAACAGGAGTTGTTCGACGACCGTTTCTATGCCTACGTTTCGCCCTCGAACCGCCTGTTCGAGCGCAGCAATATCCGCATCGAGGACATCGACCAGAAGGAACTGCTGCTGCTTGCGGAAGGACACTGCCTGCGCGACCAGATCGTGGAGTTGTGTCAGGCCCGCCGGAGCGTACGCACCTCTTGTCTGTTCGAGTGCGGTTCGCTCGATACACTGATGCGGATCGTCGACAACACATCGGCGATGACGATCATTCCCGAGATGGCGACGCAGTTCATTCCCGCCGAGCGCCGCTGCCAGCTCAAGACGTTGGCCAAAGGTGCCGCCTCGCGGAAGATAGCGATCGCCGTGCGTCGGACCTACGTCAAGGGATCGCTGGTCAATGCCCTGAAAGGTTCGATTTTGAATGCCGTGGGTGTGGCGGCCGGCTGA
- a CDS encoding AraC family transcriptional regulator encodes MIKVLVLTDFSSGYSRNLLRGIVRYAQEVGGWTFHRIPLYYRVMHGEKGIMEWARKWNADAIIAQLSDIDISSLQDTLHIPIIVQNYRERMPGICNLTGDYVGTGRLAAEFFIRKGYTHFAYYGTHDTIWSRERGMGFEERLKENGFELLTFFEPSYSRTQWIYNPEVLGAWLKSLPKPVAVFTCDDYFALQISETCRMYDLPVPGDVAILGVDNDELLCNISNPPLSSIVIDAENGGYVAAKVLHDLINKKVKTPFDIMVSPVQVLTRQSTQAYVIEDKYIMKTVEYIEAHYASHITVSDLLELVPLSRRVFEKRFRANTGMSIYQFLQKTRIERFAGELITTNRSVESIAASCGFDDYKNVSRVFIRYKGITPSQYRKKYFHALDDTNSGTL; translated from the coding sequence ATGATAAAGGTTCTGGTGCTCACCGACTTCTCGAGCGGTTACAGCCGCAACCTGCTGCGGGGTATCGTCCGATACGCCCAGGAGGTGGGAGGCTGGACGTTCCACCGGATACCTTTATACTACCGCGTCATGCACGGAGAGAAGGGCATCATGGAGTGGGCCCGCAAATGGAACGCCGACGCCATCATCGCCCAACTCTCCGACATCGACATCAGTTCGCTGCAGGACACGCTGCACATTCCGATCATCGTGCAGAACTACCGGGAACGGATGCCCGGCATCTGCAACCTGACGGGCGACTACGTGGGAACGGGCCGCCTCGCCGCGGAGTTTTTCATCCGGAAGGGATACACCCATTTCGCCTACTACGGCACTCACGACACGATCTGGTCGCGGGAGAGGGGTATGGGCTTCGAAGAGCGTCTGAAAGAGAACGGCTTCGAGCTGCTCACCTTCTTCGAACCCTCCTACTCGCGCACACAGTGGATCTACAATCCGGAAGTTCTGGGCGCCTGGCTCAAGTCGCTGCCCAAACCGGTGGCCGTATTCACCTGCGACGACTACTTTGCCCTGCAAATCTCCGAAACCTGCCGGATGTACGACCTGCCGGTTCCCGGCGACGTGGCGATCCTCGGCGTGGACAACGACGAACTGCTCTGCAACATCTCCAATCCGCCCCTCTCCTCGATCGTGATCGACGCCGAAAACGGAGGGTACGTGGCGGCGAAAGTCCTGCACGACCTGATCAACAAAAAGGTGAAGACCCCGTTCGACATCATGGTCAGTCCCGTGCAGGTACTCACCCGCCAGTCGACCCAGGCTTACGTGATCGAGGACAAGTACATCATGAAAACAGTGGAGTACATCGAGGCTCATTACGCCAGTCATATCACGGTATCGGACCTGCTGGAACTCGTTCCGCTGTCGAGACGGGTCTTCGAAAAACGGTTCCGGGCGAACACGGGTATGTCGATCTACCAGTTTCTGCAAAAGACCCGGATCGAACGGTTCGCCGGAGAGCTGATCACCACCAACAGGTCGGTGGAGAGTATCGCCGCTTCGTGCGGTTTCGATGACTACAAGAATGTCTCGCGGGTATTCATACGTTACAAGGGAATCACACCGTCCCAATACCGCAAAAAGTATTTCCACGCGCTGGACGACACCAACAGCGGAACCCTCTGA
- a CDS encoding Gfo/Idh/MocA family protein: protein MKNKLISVFLAAMFVCAGAMAQVKKIGIIGLDTSHSPAFTKLINSKTEELPGFGAYQVVAAYPYGSKTIKASYERIPRFTKDVQKYGVKIVDSIDELIAMSDYILLESNDGTIHLEQAAKVFKAGKPVFIDKPIGASLQDAIAIFELARHYHAKCFSSSSLRYTPETQALAAGSAGKILGADSFGPSKPEPSHPDFSWYGIHAIEALFTVMGPGCVEVTRTSAPETDIVVGRWEDGRLGTFRGNVTGKPAYGGFAFTASGAHPLGSKVPYDALVKQIIKFFDTGVAPVSEKETLAIFTFMEASNVSKAKGGVPVSTEEVFKTNYKKAMKAAEKYK, encoded by the coding sequence ATGAAGAACAAATTGATTTCGGTGTTCCTCGCGGCGATGTTCGTCTGCGCAGGAGCGATGGCCCAGGTAAAGAAGATCGGCATCATCGGTCTCGACACTTCGCACAGTCCCGCCTTCACGAAACTGATCAACAGCAAAACGGAGGAACTGCCCGGCTTCGGTGCCTATCAGGTAGTGGCGGCCTACCCCTATGGTTCGAAAACGATCAAAGCGAGCTACGAACGTATTCCCCGCTTCACGAAAGACGTACAGAAATACGGGGTCAAGATCGTGGATTCGATCGACGAACTGATCGCCATGTCGGACTATATCCTGCTGGAGAGCAACGACGGTACGATCCATCTGGAACAGGCCGCCAAAGTATTCAAGGCCGGCAAACCCGTCTTCATCGACAAACCCATCGGCGCCTCGCTCCAGGATGCCATCGCCATCTTCGAACTCGCCCGGCACTACCATGCGAAATGTTTCTCCTCCTCCTCGCTGCGCTACACGCCCGAAACACAGGCACTGGCCGCAGGGTCGGCTGGCAAGATTCTTGGAGCGGACAGCTTCGGTCCCTCGAAACCCGAACCCAGCCATCCCGACTTCTCGTGGTACGGCATCCATGCCATCGAGGCCCTGTTCACGGTAATGGGTCCGGGCTGCGTGGAGGTGACCCGTACGTCGGCCCCGGAGACCGACATCGTCGTCGGACGCTGGGAGGACGGACGTCTCGGAACGTTCCGGGGCAACGTGACCGGCAAACCCGCCTACGGAGGATTCGCCTTCACCGCCAGCGGTGCGCATCCCCTCGGCTCGAAAGTTCCCTACGACGCCCTCGTGAAACAGATCATCAAATTCTTCGACACGGGCGTCGCTCCGGTGAGCGAAAAGGAGACGCTGGCCATTTTCACCTTCATGGAGGCGTCGAATGTCAGCAAGGCCAAAGGCGGAGTACCCGTTTCGACGGAAGAGGTGTTCAAGACCAACTACAAGAAGGCCATGAAGGCCGCCGAAAAATACAAATAG